A region from the Phycisphaerales bacterium genome encodes:
- a CDS encoding alpha-glucosidase, with the protein MDADSDAKHTHDRPALQSRAGDLAIPRSTSTRRNQRGVLVGDRVARFFPADGRDPAPFPAYLRAPEPIGPLPVGWSVRPTAARVGKVSGVEFRLPRGTSFYGTGEQAGPLLRNGRRTTLWNTDAFDYNDTSPSLYQSHPFVLCVRPDGTSVGIIVETTHRCAIDLRRPRAAFFATMGPAPACLVIERDHPQEVVEELARLTGLMPMPPAWALGYHQCRWSYESAERAESIARGFRDRKIPCDCLWLDIDYMRGFRCFTFDDKAFPNPKAFNDSLHERGFKAVWMIDPGLKVDPEYSPYAEASKRGLLITSEHGGEYHGKVWPGDCAFPDFTRADTREWWATQYSDFLAKGVDGVWNDMNEPAVFDAGEKTMPATNRHQADDDLGGPGDHARYHNIYGMQMVRATRTGIERLRPGKRPFVLTRANFLGGQRYAACWTGDNRSDWRHLRWSIPMALNLSLSGQPFCGPDIGGFVGNADADLFATWMGVGALLPFARGHSIKESVPHEPWSFGETCERICRLALERRMRLIPYLYSLFHIAATKGTPIVRPVFFDDPKNPRLRALDSAFLLGPDILVVCDLAPRGDTAANAVALASPAVTGTPSHPDSAASCASIPGVPSPVVFNRAAPAHPPQPGPSPHTQIPGHWIPFEPLDVSALAPEDAALLPRLPRLFVRKGRAIPLGPVTQFITTPVPDTITLAAAFDDRGEARCALYQDAGDGPCPPFSSSAPQPDRPELFRVSTLLVRKAEPGHEPTVTPESQAGTFGSLPGFVVRGVGG; encoded by the coding sequence TTGGATGCCGACTCCGACGCGAAGCACACCCACGATCGCCCCGCGCTCCAATCGCGGGCGGGCGATCTTGCCATCCCGAGATCCACGAGCACCCGCCGAAATCAACGCGGTGTGCTTGTCGGTGATCGCGTTGCACGGTTCTTTCCCGCCGACGGACGCGACCCCGCGCCCTTCCCGGCGTATTTGAGAGCGCCCGAGCCGATCGGCCCGCTCCCGGTCGGCTGGAGTGTGCGCCCCACCGCCGCTCGTGTGGGCAAGGTGAGCGGCGTGGAGTTCCGCCTGCCGCGCGGGACGTCGTTCTATGGCACGGGGGAACAGGCGGGGCCGCTTCTTCGCAACGGCAGGCGCACGACGCTGTGGAACACCGACGCGTTCGATTACAACGACACCTCCCCGTCGCTCTACCAGTCGCATCCGTTCGTCCTTTGCGTTCGGCCCGACGGCACATCGGTCGGCATCATCGTCGAGACGACGCATCGGTGCGCGATCGACCTGCGTCGTCCGCGGGCCGCGTTCTTTGCGACGATGGGCCCGGCGCCGGCGTGCCTGGTGATCGAGCGCGACCATCCGCAGGAGGTCGTCGAGGAACTCGCGCGGCTGACGGGCCTGATGCCCATGCCTCCCGCGTGGGCGCTGGGGTACCACCAGTGCCGCTGGTCGTACGAATCGGCCGAGCGTGCCGAGTCCATCGCCAGGGGCTTCCGCGATCGCAAGATCCCCTGCGACTGCCTCTGGCTCGACATCGACTACATGCGCGGGTTCCGCTGCTTCACCTTCGACGACAAGGCCTTCCCCAACCCCAAGGCCTTCAACGACTCGCTCCACGAGCGGGGCTTCAAAGCCGTGTGGATGATCGATCCTGGGCTGAAGGTCGATCCGGAGTATTCGCCGTATGCCGAGGCGTCGAAGCGCGGGCTGCTCATCACGAGCGAGCACGGCGGGGAGTACCACGGCAAGGTCTGGCCGGGTGACTGCGCCTTCCCCGACTTCACCCGCGCCGACACGCGCGAGTGGTGGGCGACGCAGTACTCCGACTTTCTCGCCAAGGGCGTCGACGGCGTGTGGAACGACATGAACGAGCCGGCCGTCTTTGACGCCGGCGAGAAGACCATGCCCGCGACCAACCGCCACCAGGCCGACGACGACCTCGGCGGTCCGGGCGACCACGCGCGGTACCACAACATCTATGGCATGCAGATGGTCCGCGCCACCCGCACCGGCATCGAGCGCCTCCGCCCGGGGAAGCGCCCGTTCGTGCTCACCCGCGCCAACTTCCTCGGCGGGCAGCGATACGCCGCGTGCTGGACCGGCGACAACCGCAGCGACTGGCGCCACCTCCGATGGTCGATCCCCATGGCGCTCAATCTTTCATTGAGCGGGCAGCCGTTCTGCGGCCCCGACATCGGCGGGTTCGTGGGCAACGCCGACGCCGACCTCTTCGCGACGTGGATGGGCGTGGGGGCGCTCCTGCCCTTCGCGCGCGGGCACTCGATCAAGGAGTCGGTGCCGCACGAGCCGTGGTCGTTCGGCGAGACGTGCGAGCGGATCTGCCGGCTCGCGCTCGAGCGGCGGATGCGGCTTATTCCCTACCTCTATTCCCTCTTCCACATCGCCGCGACGAAGGGGACGCCGATCGTGCGGCCGGTCTTCTTCGATGATCCGAAGAACCCGCGCCTGCGCGCCCTCGACTCGGCGTTCCTGCTCGGGCCCGACATCCTCGTCGTGTGCGACCTCGCGCCGCGCGGGGACACCGCCGCGAACGCTGTCGCTCTCGCGAGTCCCGCCGTGACGGGCACGCCGAGTCATCCGGATTCCGCCGCGTCTTGCGCCTCGATCCCGGGCGTGCCGTCGCCTGTGGTCTTCAATCGTGCCGCGCCCGCCCACCCCCCCCAACCCGGCCCGTCGCCACACACGCAGATTCCCGGACATTGGATTCCCTTCGAGCCGCTGGATGTCTCCGCGCTCGCGCCCGAAGATGCCGCGCTCCTGCCGCGCCTGCCGAGGCTCTTTGTGAGGAAGGGCCGGGCGATCCCGCTCGGGCCCGTGACCCAGTTCATCACGACGCCGGTTCCCGATACCATCACCCTCGCCGCGGCCTTCGACGATCGCGGCGAGGCGCGATGCGCCCTGTACCAGGACGCGGGCGACGGGCCATGCCCGCCGTTCTCCAGTTCCGCTCCACAACCCGACCGCCCGGAACTCTTCCGCGTCTCCACGCTGCTCGTGCGGAAGGCCGAGCCCGGCCACGAGCCGACCGTCACGCCCGAGTCGCAGGCCGGCACGTTCGGCTCGCTGCCGGGGTTTGTGGTGCGGGGGGTGGGCGGGTAG
- a CDS encoding NAD-dependent epimerase/dehydratase family protein, with translation MRVLVTGSSGLIGSEAVAFFDSLGFDVLGVDNNMRRDFFGPKGDTTPNLARLVASCKRFKHSPLDIRDREGVERIFRNESIDLVIHAAAQPSHDLAASRVYDDFAVNALGTLNLLESCRLHRPEAVFIQVSTNKVYGDAPNALPMHELETRFDYADVALEQGIDESLTIDQSTHSLFGVSKASGDLLAQEYGRYFGLKTGVFRGGCLTGPQHAGVELHGFLNYLVATALDERPYTIFGYKGKQVRDQIHCHDVVSAFWAFAQKPRAGEVYNLGGGKANAASLIECIELIADRTGKSPVTTYNPTNRVGDHICYYTNMAKFRKHFPAWKQEYSLDRIVDEMIDRVRVAKAA, from the coding sequence ATGAGAGTTCTCGTCACTGGTTCATCCGGGCTGATCGGCTCCGAGGCCGTCGCGTTCTTTGATTCGCTCGGCTTCGACGTTCTCGGCGTGGACAACAACATGCGCCGGGACTTCTTCGGGCCCAAGGGCGATACCACGCCCAACCTCGCGCGTCTTGTCGCGTCGTGCAAACGCTTCAAGCACTCGCCGCTCGATATCAGGGATCGCGAGGGCGTTGAGCGGATCTTCCGCAACGAATCCATCGATCTCGTCATCCATGCCGCGGCCCAGCCCAGCCATGACCTTGCCGCGTCGCGCGTGTACGACGACTTCGCCGTGAACGCCCTGGGCACGCTGAATCTCCTCGAGTCCTGCCGCCTGCACCGCCCGGAGGCGGTCTTCATCCAGGTCTCGACGAACAAGGTCTATGGCGATGCGCCCAACGCGCTCCCGATGCACGAGCTCGAGACGAGATTCGATTATGCCGACGTCGCGCTCGAGCAGGGGATCGACGAGTCGCTGACCATCGACCAATCCACGCACTCGCTCTTTGGCGTCTCGAAGGCCTCGGGCGACCTGCTCGCGCAGGAGTATGGGCGGTATTTCGGGCTGAAGACCGGCGTATTCCGCGGCGGCTGCCTCACCGGGCCACAACACGCGGGCGTCGAACTCCACGGCTTTCTGAACTACCTCGTCGCCACCGCGCTCGACGAGCGACCCTACACGATCTTCGGCTACAAGGGCAAGCAGGTCCGCGACCAGATCCATTGCCACGATGTCGTCTCCGCCTTCTGGGCCTTCGCCCAGAAGCCGCGTGCGGGCGAGGTCTACAACCTCGGCGGCGGGAAGGCCAACGCCGCGAGCCTCATCGAGTGCATCGAACTCATCGCGGATCGCACGGGCAAGAGCCCCGTCACGACGTACAACCCCACCAACCGCGTGGGCGACCATATCTGCTACTACACCAACATGGCGAAGTTCCGCAAGCACTTCCCCGCGTGGAAGCAGGAGTACTCGCTCGATCGCATCGTGGACGAGATGATCGATCGCGTGCGCGTCGCGAAGGCGGCCTGA
- the queF gene encoding NADPH-dependent 7-cyano-7-deazaguanine reductase QueF yields MKDGTIDPSLLEAFPTPTETPFVVEHIADEFTSVCPKTGHPDFGTVTVRFEPRPASKGGVCVELKSLKLYFQSFRNAGIFYEAVTNRIRDDLQTLMGTKWLVVRTDWRGRGGIRSVIRATAGDVPREWMS; encoded by the coding sequence ATGAAAGACGGAACGATTGACCCCTCGCTCCTCGAGGCCTTCCCCACGCCGACGGAGACGCCGTTCGTCGTGGAGCACATCGCCGACGAGTTCACCTCGGTCTGTCCCAAGACGGGCCACCCGGACTTCGGCACGGTGACCGTCCGCTTCGAGCCGCGCCCCGCGTCGAAAGGCGGCGTGTGCGTGGAGCTCAAGAGCCTGAAACTCTACTTCCAGTCATTCCGCAACGCGGGGATCTTCTACGAGGCCGTGACGAACCGCATCCGCGACGACCTCCAGACGCTCATGGGCACGAAGTGGCTCGTCGTGCGCACAGACTGGCGCGGGCGCGGCGGGATCCGGTCGGTGATCCGCGCAACGGCGGGGGATGTGCCGCGCGAGTGGATGTCGTAA
- the floA gene encoding flotillin-like protein FloA (flotillin-like protein involved in membrane lipid rafts) gives MHAQSLSTRLSGSLLLVALAGALPAASALAQGGGGGGGGGGGSGISDVIVYVLIGAVVLIFLIVFLFLLQFFGLWIQAKTSGADVGIADMVGMKFRRVDPRTVVINRIRAVKAGMNIPTNLIETHYLAGGRVNNVISAMIAAHSAKIELPWQIATAIDLAGRDILDAVQTSVNPKVIDCPAHGGPRPTIDAVAKDGIQLRAKARVTVRTNIARLVGGATEETIIARVGQGIVSTIGSANEHKLVLENPDQISRKVMDSGLDAGTAFEILSIDIADIDVGENIGAKLQIDQANANKQMAQAEAEKRRALAVAQEQEHRAEEQRNRAMVVLAEADVPKAMADAFRSGRLGVMDYYKMKNIQADTTMRESIGGDGAKS, from the coding sequence GCGGCGGAGGTGGTGGGGGGAGCGGTATCTCCGACGTCATCGTCTACGTCCTCATCGGTGCCGTCGTCCTCATCTTCCTCATCGTCTTCCTCTTCCTTCTCCAGTTCTTCGGCCTGTGGATCCAGGCGAAGACCTCGGGCGCCGACGTGGGCATCGCCGACATGGTGGGGATGAAGTTCCGCCGCGTCGATCCGCGGACGGTCGTCATCAACCGCATCCGCGCCGTCAAGGCCGGCATGAACATCCCCACGAACCTCATCGAGACGCACTACCTCGCTGGCGGGCGCGTGAACAACGTCATCAGCGCCATGATCGCCGCCCACAGCGCCAAGATCGAGTTGCCGTGGCAGATCGCGACCGCGATCGACCTCGCCGGTCGTGACATCCTCGACGCCGTGCAGACGAGCGTGAACCCCAAGGTCATCGACTGCCCGGCCCACGGCGGCCCGCGCCCCACGATCGACGCCGTCGCCAAGGACGGCATCCAGTTGCGCGCCAAGGCCCGCGTCACCGTGCGGACCAACATCGCCCGCCTCGTCGGCGGCGCCACGGAAGAGACCATCATCGCCCGCGTCGGCCAGGGGATCGTCTCGACGATCGGCTCGGCCAATGAGCACAAACTCGTCCTCGAGAACCCCGACCAGATCAGCCGCAAGGTGATGGACTCGGGGCTCGACGCGGGGACGGCCTTCGAGATCCTCTCCATCGACATCGCCGACATCGACGTCGGCGAGAACATCGGCGCGAAACTCCAGATCGACCAGGCCAACGCCAACAAGCAGATGGCCCAGGCCGAGGCCGAGAAGCGCCGCGCCCTCGCCGTCGCCCAGGAGCAGGAGCACCGCGCCGAGGAGCAGCGCAACCGCGCCATGGTCGTCCTCGCCGAGGCCGACGTCCCCAAGGCCATGGCCGACGCCTTCCGCAGCGGGCGACTGGGCGTCATGGATTATTACAAGATGAAGAACATCCAGGCCGACACGACGATGCGAGAGTCCATCGGCGGCGACGGGGCGAAGTCGTAA
- a CDS encoding FkbM family methyltransferase, giving the protein MTTTFAACEQEFFTRFAGMGFEPTCILDIGGSNAAWSTTIHSVFPDARYEIFEPLAGRREDYDRILEWALRTHPNFRLHTIALGADNSDAEFWSEPAGVGSSLLVSNVPKDQKITVPVRRLDDYLADQRLSQPQLIKIDVQGGEREVITGGAKTIEAADVLHLETWLTRGYGPATPLLTELIDTLRPMGHVLVQLGDFWRKPSQELASIDAFFVHTRMIDRLANRGEFPWPATWSSAA; this is encoded by the coding sequence ATGACCACCACCTTTGCCGCCTGTGAGCAGGAGTTCTTCACCCGGTTTGCCGGGATGGGGTTCGAACCCACATGCATCCTGGACATCGGCGGCTCGAACGCCGCGTGGTCCACGACGATCCACAGCGTCTTTCCCGACGCTCGATATGAGATCTTCGAGCCGCTCGCGGGGCGTCGCGAGGACTACGACCGGATCCTCGAGTGGGCATTGCGGACACATCCAAACTTCAGGCTGCACACCATCGCCCTTGGGGCTGACAATAGCGACGCCGAGTTCTGGAGCGAGCCGGCGGGTGTCGGCTCGTCGCTGCTCGTTTCGAACGTGCCGAAGGATCAGAAGATAACTGTTCCTGTCCGGCGACTGGATGACTATCTCGCGGACCAGCGTCTCTCACAGCCCCAGTTGATCAAGATCGACGTGCAGGGTGGGGAGCGCGAGGTGATCACCGGTGGCGCCAAGACGATCGAGGCGGCGGATGTGCTGCACCTCGAGACGTGGCTGACGCGCGGATATGGCCCAGCGACGCCTCTACTCACCGAACTCATTGACACGCTCCGCCCGATGGGGCACGTGCTGGTGCAACTCGGCGATTTCTGGCGCAAACCGAGCCAGGAACTCGCGAGCATCGATGCGTTCTTTGTGCACACGCGGATGATCGATCGCCTGGCCAACCGGGGAGAGTTCCCTTGGCCCGCCACGTGGTCGTCCGCGGCCTGA
- a CDS encoding deoxyribonuclease IV, with product MPRATPPKRSIRATKPKPKKSTSPKPPPKKRVVTKSRPKTTTAAAPAKPRTTPAPARTANVTGPFFGSHLSIAGSMVNALHDAERLGLDGVQVFTKNQQQWKAKPLDPAMVEEWRTEQARLGWNERTVSHASYLINLASVSDELFAKSVDLMTDEIERCETLGIPFLVHHPGSSVGWTREQGIARIARAYVELFKRTKGSRTVSCLEGTVGAGSTLGGPFEDLQVLRARIIEATGEGSRVGFCLDTCHMHAAGHDLSTRAQADAVLDRFDELCGLAHVRVMHLNDSKGAATSKLDRHEHIGAGTIGQGGGRGGLSNSGFAAVVNRPELRGCPMIMETPKGHDADGQDHDLLNVARLRGLVG from the coding sequence ATGCCCCGTGCCACACCACCAAAGCGTTCGATTCGTGCCACGAAACCAAAGCCGAAGAAGTCCACTTCGCCGAAGCCGCCGCCGAAGAAGCGTGTCGTTACGAAATCACGACCGAAGACCACGACCGCTGCAGCGCCAGCGAAACCGCGCACGACGCCCGCGCCCGCTCGTACCGCCAACGTCACCGGCCCCTTCTTTGGCTCGCATCTCTCCATCGCCGGCTCCATGGTCAACGCCCTCCACGACGCCGAGCGACTCGGGCTCGACGGCGTCCAGGTCTTCACCAAGAACCAGCAGCAATGGAAAGCCAAGCCTCTCGATCCGGCCATGGTCGAAGAATGGCGAACCGAGCAGGCGAGACTCGGCTGGAACGAGCGCACCGTCTCCCACGCGTCGTACCTCATCAATCTCGCGAGCGTCTCCGATGAACTCTTCGCCAAGAGCGTGGACCTCATGACCGACGAGATCGAACGCTGCGAGACCCTGGGCATCCCCTTTCTTGTCCACCATCCCGGCTCGAGCGTCGGCTGGACCCGCGAACAAGGCATCGCGCGGATCGCACGCGCCTACGTGGAACTCTTCAAGAGGACTAAGGGCTCTCGCACCGTCTCCTGCCTCGAGGGCACGGTGGGCGCCGGCTCGACGCTGGGTGGGCCGTTCGAGGATCTCCAGGTGTTGCGCGCGCGGATCATCGAGGCGACCGGCGAGGGTTCTCGTGTCGGGTTCTGTCTGGACACCTGCCACATGCACGCCGCCGGGCACGACCTCTCGACGCGCGCGCAGGCCGACGCCGTCCTCGACCGGTTCGACGAACTCTGCGGCCTGGCGCACGTGCGGGTGATGCACCTCAACGACAGCAAGGGTGCCGCGACGAGCAAACTCGATCGCCACGAGCACATCGGGGCAGGGACGATCGGGCAAGGCGGCGGAAGGGGCGGGCTATCCAACTCCGGCTTTGCCGCCGTCGTGAATCGGCCAGAGTTGCGCGGTTGTCCCATGATCATGGAAACGCCCAAGGGCCACGACGCCGACGGGCAGGACCACGACCTGCTCAACGTGGCGCGACTGCGGGGTCTGGTTGGGTGA
- a CDS encoding tetratricopeptide repeat protein: MGVAGVLAIGGCQAFDKPDAKAPKPTIADRTVFDPRPTTVNTPEEISSALISLNNGETLRSQGLANQALIAFERAIAENPKLVPAYMQAGDIYRERGDHSSAQQRYAQAAEIDPTNFSAHYNNGLMLQLLDRISESVVAYIRALRLSPDDFKANMNLATAYLQLKEPDKAVPYAEHAVEIDGRNAPARVNLGVIYSQLARYDQAILEYQQAAELTPLTPTLLMNMAQSLSGAKRYEEMANTLEQLIREEPSAGAYERLGYARFKLGEMDAAETAFGQATKIDENYTPALNGLGVVSLNRWIKGQYADDAMWRKGTDLLRRSLEIDRNQPLIVELLTRYQQQ, from the coding sequence GTGGGAGTGGCGGGCGTGCTGGCGATCGGGGGCTGCCAGGCGTTCGACAAGCCCGACGCCAAGGCGCCCAAGCCAACGATCGCGGATCGCACAGTCTTCGATCCGCGTCCAACCACGGTGAACACCCCTGAGGAGATCAGTTCGGCGCTGATCTCATTGAACAACGGCGAGACGCTCCGATCGCAGGGCCTCGCCAATCAGGCGTTGATTGCCTTCGAGCGCGCCATCGCGGAGAATCCCAAACTCGTCCCGGCGTACATGCAGGCGGGCGATATCTATCGCGAGCGAGGTGACCACAGTTCGGCGCAGCAGCGATATGCCCAGGCCGCCGAGATCGATCCGACCAACTTCAGTGCTCATTACAACAACGGGCTGATGCTGCAACTGCTCGACCGGATCTCCGAGTCGGTGGTGGCGTATATCCGCGCCCTCCGTCTCAGTCCCGACGATTTCAAGGCCAACATGAACCTCGCGACGGCGTACCTGCAACTCAAGGAGCCGGACAAGGCCGTGCCCTACGCCGAGCACGCCGTGGAGATCGACGGGCGCAACGCTCCGGCTCGTGTGAACCTCGGCGTGATCTACTCGCAGTTGGCGCGGTACGACCAGGCGATTCTCGAGTACCAGCAGGCCGCCGAGTTGACCCCGCTCACGCCGACCCTCCTCATGAACATGGCCCAGTCGCTCTCGGGCGCGAAGCGTTACGAGGAGATGGCCAACACGCTCGAGCAACTCATCCGCGAGGAGCCCTCCGCCGGCGCCTACGAGCGGCTCGGCTACGCCCGGTTCAAACTCGGCGAGATGGACGCGGCCGAGACCGCCTTCGGGCAGGCCACCAAGATCGACGAGAACTACACCCCCGCGCTCAACGGGCTTGGCGTGGTCTCGCTCAATCGGTGGATCAAGGGGCAATACGCCGACGACGCGATGTGGCGCAAAGGCACAGATCTGCTCCGAAGGTCGCTCGAGATCGACAGAAACCAGCCGCTCATCGTCGAACTCCTCACGCGCTACCAGCAGCAGTAA
- a CDS encoding Zn-dependent oligopeptidase produces MMKALRVLVLFGLVAMPVRALAVDDAPPADSAKASASPVAAALTRADAAAAAIVAIPNEKRTFENTLGAIDDLLSRLNGETSMAQFMAYVSTDATEREMGEKAAEDVANWLITFSKRKDMFNAVKAYADTNPTLSGERARLLQFVLRDFKRDGMMLSDADRARLTDVQKEITRLGIEFERNIREDATTLFFSARELSGMPEEFLKNLPQARGMYEVNMSYPQYIPVQEMCEVEATRQKMWIAYKRRGGEKNVGVLEQILKLRAEQARLLGFANAADFETEVLMSKTSSNVASFYAQLTPLVRKKAEIDFEEMQNLKRTHIASADAVLEPWDYSFYKTRLLKEKYSVDPEVVRQYFPMQSVVEGLFEVTQRIYGLTYRDVTAEASQRGRHLWHEDVKLYEVSDNASGKVLGEFYLDLYPRPNKYNHAAQWGLLEHKFFMDGTEQKPLAALVCNFTKPTADAPSLMTHDEVETFFHEFGHCLHTIVSEASLGRFSGTSVERDFVEAPSQMFENWVWNADVLNLFAKHYKTGEPLPKATLDGMIAAQKLASGMDAQNQVFYGLTDQRYHSAPDGVVDTIAVQATTFEETTMFKPVPETFFQASFGHLVGYQAGYYGYMWSLVYASDMFTRFKKEGLLNPEVGLDYRRKVISQGGTKDGLDLVRDFLGREPDMRAFLEHLGLSEAK; encoded by the coding sequence ATGATGAAGGCTTTGCGTGTTCTCGTGTTGTTCGGTCTGGTGGCGATGCCGGTGAGGGCGTTGGCGGTGGACGATGCTCCGCCGGCGGATTCGGCGAAGGCGTCGGCGTCGCCTGTGGCGGCGGCGTTGACTCGTGCGGACGCGGCGGCGGCGGCGATCGTGGCCATCCCCAACGAGAAGCGAACCTTCGAGAACACGCTGGGCGCCATCGACGACCTGCTCTCTCGGCTCAACGGCGAGACGAGCATGGCGCAGTTCATGGCCTATGTCTCGACCGACGCCACCGAGCGAGAGATGGGCGAGAAGGCCGCCGAGGACGTCGCGAACTGGCTCATCACCTTCAGCAAGCGCAAGGACATGTTCAACGCGGTGAAGGCGTACGCGGACACGAACCCGACGCTGAGCGGTGAGCGGGCGCGATTGCTGCAGTTCGTCCTTCGCGACTTCAAGCGTGACGGGATGATGCTGAGCGACGCCGACCGTGCGCGACTCACCGACGTCCAGAAGGAGATCACGCGTCTGGGCATCGAGTTCGAGCGGAACATCCGCGAGGACGCGACGACGCTCTTCTTCTCGGCCCGTGAGTTGAGCGGGATGCCCGAGGAGTTCCTCAAGAATCTGCCGCAGGCGCGCGGGATGTACGAGGTCAACATGTCGTATCCGCAGTACATCCCCGTGCAGGAGATGTGCGAGGTCGAGGCGACGCGTCAGAAGATGTGGATCGCGTACAAGCGCCGCGGCGGGGAGAAGAACGTCGGTGTGCTCGAGCAGATCCTCAAGTTGCGCGCCGAGCAGGCGAGGCTGCTTGGCTTCGCGAACGCCGCGGACTTTGAGACCGAGGTGCTGATGTCGAAGACCTCGTCGAACGTGGCGTCGTTCTATGCGCAACTCACACCGCTGGTCCGCAAGAAGGCCGAGATCGACTTCGAGGAGATGCAGAATCTCAAGCGGACGCACATCGCCAGCGCCGATGCGGTGCTCGAACCATGGGACTACTCGTTCTACAAGACGCGCCTGCTCAAGGAGAAGTACAGCGTGGACCCCGAGGTCGTGCGTCAGTACTTCCCGATGCAATCGGTCGTCGAGGGGCTCTTCGAGGTCACGCAGCGGATCTACGGGCTGACCTATCGCGACGTCACGGCCGAGGCCAGCCAGCGCGGGCGCCACCTCTGGCACGAGGACGTGAAGTTGTATGAGGTCAGCGACAACGCCTCGGGCAAGGTCCTGGGCGAGTTCTATCTCGATCTGTACCCGCGTCCGAACAAGTACAACCATGCCGCCCAGTGGGGCCTGCTCGAGCACAAGTTCTTCATGGACGGGACGGAGCAGAAGCCCCTTGCGGCCCTGGTGTGCAACTTCACCAAGCCGACCGCCGACGCCCCGTCGCTCATGACCCACGACGAGGTCGAGACGTTCTTCCACGAGTTCGGGCACTGCCTGCACACGATCGTGTCGGAGGCGAGCCTCGGGCGATTCTCGGGGACGAGCGTCGAGCGTGACTTTGTCGAGGCGCCGAGCCAGATGTTCGAGAACTGGGTGTGGAACGCCGACGTCCTCAATCTCTTCGCGAAGCACTACAAGACCGGCGAGCCGCTCCCCAAGGCGACGCTCGACGGGATGATCGCCGCCCAGAAACTCGCGAGCGGCATGGACGCGCAGAACCAGGTCTTCTATGGACTCACCGACCAGCGCTACCACTCGGCGCCGGACGGCGTCGTGGACACGATCGCGGTCCAGGCGACAACATTCGAAGAGACCACGATGTTCAAGCCCGTTCCCGAGACGTTCTTCCAGGCGTCGTTCGGGCACCTCGTGGGGTATCAGGCCGGGTACTACGGCTACATGTGGTCGCTGGTGTACGCCTCGGATATGTTCACGCGGTTCAAGAAGGAGGGCCTGCTCAACCCCGAGGTAGGCCTCGACTATCGGCGCAAGGTCATCTCGCAGGGCGGCACCAAGGACGGGCTGGACCTCGTCCGCGACTTCCTCGGTCGCGAGCCCGACATGCGGGCGTTCCTCGAGCACCTGGGGCTGAGCGAGGCGAAGTAA